The Alosa sapidissima isolate fAloSap1 chromosome 8, fAloSap1.pri, whole genome shotgun sequence genome contains a region encoding:
- the LOC121715215 gene encoding immediate early response 3-interacting protein 1-like — protein sequence MAFTLYALIQAVILGVNAVAVLHEERFLSKIGWSVDQNVGGFGEEPGIKMQLINLVRSVRTVMRVPLIAVNAVCIVLLLLFG from the exons ATGGCGTTCACGTTATATGCGTTAATACAGGCAGTAATTCTTGGAGTAAACGCTGTTGCTGTACTACATGAGGAGCGATTTCTTAGCAAAA TCGGCTGGAGTGTTGATCAAAATGTAGGGGGATTTGGTGAAGAACCAGGGATCAAAATGCAACTCATCAATCTCGTACGTTCTGTACGGACAGTGATGAGAG TGCCTCTGATAGCAGTCAATGCTGTCTGCATTGTCTTGTTGCTGCTCTTTGGCTGA
- the si:ch211-12e13.1 gene encoding uncharacterized protein si:ch211-12e13.1: MYRYNKLILVAVPAYALYAICSNLYKSFRRNKCVVFESKKTLPCYLYLYGRYKIQSFRKRKGQLYPHRDKTVNPTFTILNCSLEVDDVRWYCWAAGYGWDYPDSVFRDIPLCFCDVLCCRLLAMVISSDDFRLSPQGLFTVCQTIRKFEPIDELRRASFCLEAGVADYRPVDSGVEVDIWFKALRADHPVWESVVTMLSPRDCPASNVKLQSSSVDAAVEKKSLDIKVPLFTGLKSVWAFSDISLKNFLVLPSRLGIVGRSTAHSLWMVSQCLAEIEKHNGADAVRAPLSVSVQFKQPLVLPRKVIIHFWQATDESCQLPVCRFQLQDCRGTSYILGDIIKEPG; the protein is encoded by the exons ATGTATCGTTACAATAAGTTAATTTTGGTTGCTGTGCCTGCATATGCCCTTTACGCCATCTGTTCAAACTTATATAAGTCATTCAGACGGAACAAATGTGTAGTTTTCGAATCCAAGAAAACCCTTCCGTGTTACCTGTACCTTTACGGCAGGTACAAAATTCAGTCGTTCCGTAAACGGAAGGGTCAGTTGTATCCTCACAGGGACAAAACTGTAAACCCCACGTTCACTATTCTCAACTGCAG TTTGGAGGTGGATGATGTACGATGGTACTGCTGGGCAGCCGGGTATGGTTGGGACTACCCAGACAGTGTCTTCAGGGACATCCCACTGTGTTTCTGTGACGTCCTTTGTTGTCGGTTGCTGGCAATGGTAATATCCTCCGATGATTTCAGGTTAAGCCCTCAAG GTCTTTTCACTGTGTGCCAAACCATAAGGAAATTTGAGCCAATAGATGAGTTGAGGAGAGCCTCCTTCTGTCTGGAGGCAGGGGTGGCAGACTATAGGCCTGTTGACAGTGGTGTGGAGGTGGATATCTGGTTTAAGGCCCTGAGAGCTGATCACCCAGTATGGGAGAGTGTTGTGACCATGCTCTCCCCGAGAGATTGCCCGGCATCTAATGTCAAGCTCCAGTCCAGTTCTGTAGATG caGCTGTTGAAAAGAAGTCACTGGACATCAAGGTGCCACTGTTTACTGGGCTTAAGTCTGTGTGGGCCTTCTCTGACATCTCTTTGAAGAACTTCCTTGTTCTTCCATCAAGATTGGGTATTGTGGGACGTTCCACAGCTCACAGCCTATGGATGGTGTCCCAGTGTCTAGCTGAGATTGAGAAACACAACG GGGCTGATGCTGTACGAGCTCCACTGTCCGTGTCAGTCCAGTTCAAGCAGCCACTGGTGCTGCCAAGAAAGGTCATCATCCATTTTTGGCAAGCCACAGATGAGAGCTGCCAGCTGCCTGTGTGCAGGTTTCAGCTTCAGGATTGCAGAGGAACCTCCTACATCTTGGGAGATATAATCAAGGAACCTGGCTGA